One genomic region from Salvia hispanica cultivar TCC Black 2014 chromosome 2, UniMelb_Shisp_WGS_1.0, whole genome shotgun sequence encodes:
- the LOC125204429 gene encoding protein HOTHEAD, with the protein MALVGCAVVYWCSLVWITTQLSLSQGAQYEHPAQYRYPFIRPASSFSSVPSSAAWVNPAAAYDYIIVGGGTAGCPLAATLARNYSVLLLERGGTPFANSNVSFMQNFHITLADISEKSASQMFISTDGVFNARARVLGGGTCINAGFYTRASASEIEKAGWDAELVNESYPWVENQIVHRPDFGPWQRAIRDSLLEVGVAPFNGFTYDHLYGTKVGGTIFDRFGRRHTAAELLASANPDNLRVLVRATVQRIEFDTTGKRPKAVGVIFKDENGKTHRAVLSKRARSEVIVSSGAIGSPHLLLLSGIGPKADLEKFNIPVVLDNGFVGKNMSDNPMNTIFVPSKTPVKQSLIQTVGITKVGVYIEASSGFGQNKSSIHCDHGLASAEIGQLSTIPPKQRTHAAIHGFKNRKRNLPVEAFQGGFILEKIARPLSQGEVKLSNTNIDENPSITFNYFSHPDDLARCVEGIRIVEKLLKSKPFSNYTQLDDDVVEKLLNMSVEANVNLIPRHTNDTKSLEQFCKDTVITIWHYHGGCHVGKVVGPDYRVLGVDRLRVVDGSTFFDSPGTNPQATVMMLGRYVGVKILRERLGEAARV; encoded by the exons atGGCTTTGGTTGGTTGTGCAGTTGTTTACTGGTGTTCACTTGTTTGGATCACTACtcagctctctctctcccaag GTGCTCAATATGAACATCCAGCGCAATACCGGTACCCCTTCATCAGGCCAGCCAGCTCGTTCTCATCGGTGCCGTCCTCCGCCGCGTGGGTGAACCCCGCCGCCGCGTACGACTACATCATAGTGGGCGGCGGCACGGCGGGGTGCCCCCTCGCCGCGACGCTGGCGCGGAATTACTCCGTCCTGCTGCTGGAGAGAGGGGGGACGCCGTTCGCGAACTCGAATGTGTCGTTTATGCAGAATTTCCACATCACTCTGGCCGATATATCGGAGAAATCGGCGTCGCAGATGTTCATCTCCACCGATGGCGTGTTCAATGCCAGGGCTAGGGTTTTGGGCGGTGGGACCTGCATCAATGCTGGATTTTACACCCGGGCAAGCGCAAG TGAGATTGAGAAAGCAGGGTGGGATGCTGAGCTTGTGAATGAGTCCTACCCTTGGGTCGAGAACCAGATCGTCCATCGGCCCGATTTCGGTCCGTGGCAGCGAGCCATAAGAGACAGCCTATTAGAAGTTGGGGTGGCACCTTTCAATGGCTTCACCTATGACCATTTGTATGGCACCAAGGTCGGTGGAACCATCTTCGACCGCTTCGGCCGCCGCCACACGGCTGCTGAGCTTCTCGCCTCTGCCAATCCCGATAACCTCCGCGTCCTGGTCCGTGCAACGGTCCAGAGGATCGAGTTCGACACAACGg GGAAAAGGCCTAAGGCAGTTGGAGTGATCTTCAAGGACGAGAACGGGAAGACGCATAGGGCGGTGCTGTCGAAGAGGGCGAGGAGCGAGGTCATCGTGTCCTCGGGTGCGATCGGGAGCCCTCACTTGCTGCTATTGAGCGGGATTGGGCCGAAGGCTGATCTCGAGAAGTTCAACATCCCGGTGGTGCTTGACAACGGGTTCGTGGGGAAGAACATGTCGGACAACCCGATGAACACGATCTTCGTCCCGAGCAAGACGCCCGTGAAGCAGTCCCTCATCCAAACCGTCGGAATCACCAAGGTCGGAGTCTACATTGAAGCTAGCAGTGGCTTTGGACAGAACAAAAGTAGCATCCATTGTGACCATGGCCTTGCTTCTGCTGAG ATAGGGCAGCTCTCCACCATCCCCCCGAAGCAGCGGACGCACGCAGCGATCCACGGCTTCAAGAACCGGAAGCGGAACCTCCCGGTGGAAGCCTTCCAAGGAGGCTTCATCCTGGAGAAGATCGCCCGGCCGCTCTCCCAAGGCGAGGTGAAGCTCTCCAACACCAACATCGACGAGAACCCCTCCATCACCTTCAACTACTTCAGCCACCCGGACGACCTAGCCCGGTGCGTGGAGGGCATCCGCATAGTCGAAAAGCTCCTCAAGTCGAAGCCCTTCTCCAACTACACGCAGCTCGACGACGACGTGGTGGAGAAGCTCCTCAACATGAGCGTCGAGGCCAACGTCAACCTCATTCCCCGGCACACCAACGACACCAAGTCGCTCGAGCAGTTCTGCAAGGACACGGTCATCACTATATGGCACTACCACGGGGGCTGCCACGTGGGGAAGGTGGTGGGCCCCGACTACAGGGTCCTCGGCGTTGACAGGCTCCGGGTGGTGGATGGCTCGACCTTTTTTGACTCCCCGGGGACTAATCCTCAGGCAACGGTCATGATGTTGGGACG GTACGTCGGGGTGAAGATTTTGCGAGAGAGGCTAGGGGAAGCAGCCCGGGTGTAA
- the LOC125204431 gene encoding LOW QUALITY PROTEIN: protein ROOT HAIR DEFECTIVE 3-like (The sequence of the model RefSeq protein was modified relative to this genomic sequence to represent the inferred CDS: deleted 1 base in 1 codon) has product MKEVKLAECGLSYAVVAIMGPQSSGKSTLMNHLFNTNFREMDAFKGRSQTTKGIWMARCVGMEPCTVVMDLEGTDGRERGEDDTAFEKQSSLFALAVSDIVLINMWCHDIGREQAANKPLLKFDLRKRFHQSIAPGGLAGDRRGVVPASGFSFSAQEIWKVIKENKDLDLPAHKVMVATVRCDEIANEKYTAFSENAEWRELEETVKTELVRGFGKKLTSIIDVCIKEYDYEATFFDEGVRTAKRKQLEDKLLLLVQPAYQSMLGHIRAGTLDKFKEAFNNALNEGKGFSAAARDCTKLCMSRFDEEAEGVHIEQANWDASKVREKLSRDIDAHTESVQTAKLSELTSTYEAKLDEALSAPVEALLDGASSDTWPAIRKLLQREREKSVSGFSGALSGFEMDNSTKDKMVSKLETHARGIVEAKAKEEAGRVLIRMKDRFTTLFSHDSDSMPRVWNGKEDIRGITKTARASSLKLLSIMAAIRLEDDADNIENILSLALMDPKAAASANKSITADPLASSSWDKIPTTRTLLTPVQCKSLWRQFKSETEYTVGQAITAQEACKRNNNWLPPPWAILALFILGFNEFMTLLRNPLYLGVIFMGFLLVKALWVQLDASNAFRLGFLPGILSISTKFLPTVMNLMKKLAEEGTAAATPNQERNASSQSKSSPASSGVTSSDSAHNKTQ; this is encoded by the exons ATGAAAGAAGTGAAACTAGCAGAATGCGGGCTTTCTTATGCAGTAGTAGCCATCATGGGCCCTCAGAGCAGCG GGAAGAGTACATTGATGAATCATCTCTTCAATACTAATTTCAGAGAAATGGATGCTTTCAAGGGAAG GTCCCAAACCACAAAAGGTATATGGATGGCTAGGTGCGTCGGCATGGAACCTTGTACTGTTGTCATGGATTTAGAGGGTACTGATGGAAGAGAACGAGGAGAG GATGATACTGCATTTGAGAAACAAAGTTCTCTTTTTGCCCTTGCTGTATCGGATATAGTTCTGATAAACAT GTGGTGTCATGACATTGGCCGTGAGCAAGCTGCAAATAAACCTCTCCTGAAATTTG ATCTAAGAAAGCGATTTCACCAATCAATAGCACCCGGTGGGCTTGCCGGTGATAGGCGTGGTGTAGTTCCAGCTTCAGGCTTTTCATTCAGTGCACAAGAAATATGGAAGGTCATAAAGGAGAACAAGGACCTTGACCTGCCTGCGCACAAG GTCATGGTTGCTACTGTCCGTTGTGATGAGATCGCTAATGAAAAGTACACAGCTTTCAGTGAAAATGCG GAATGGCGTGAATTAGAAGAGACAGTAAAGACTGAACTAGTACGAGGGTTCGGGAAGAAGCTTACATCAATTATTGATGTTTGTATAAAAGA GTATGATTATGAAGCCACATTTTTCGACGAAGGAGTGAGAACTGCAAAGCGGAAGCAATTGGAAGATAAGCTTTTACTG CTTGTCCAACCTGCGTACCAATCCATGTTGGGACATATACGCGCAGGAACCTTGGATAAGTTCAAAGAAGCATTTAACAATGCCTTAAACGAGGGAAAAGGATTCTCTGCAGCTGCACGCGACTGTACTAAGCTCTGTATGTCTCGGTTTGATGAAGAGGCTGAAG GCGTTCATATTGAGCAAGCAAACTGGGACGCTTctaaagtgagagagaaacttAGCCGTGACATTGACGCGCATACTGAATCAGTTCAGACAGCCAAGTTGTCGGAGCTTACAAGCACGTATGAG GCTAAGTTAGACGAGGCATTGTCTGCGCCCGTTGAGGCTTTGTTAGATGGAGCTAGCAGTGACACATGGCCGGCAATCAGGAAACTTCTCCAGCGCGAGAGAGAAAAATCCGTTTCTGGATTTTCCGGTGCGCTTTCTGGTTTTGAAATGGATAACTCAACCAAGGATAAAATGGTGTCGAAGTTGGAGACTCATGCAAGAGGGATCGTTGAAGCGAAGGCAAAAGAAGAAGCTGGAAGAGTTTTGATCCGTATGAAAGATAG GTTCACGACGCTATTTAGCCACGATTCTGATTCGATGCCACGTGTCTGGAATGGAAAAGAAGATATTCGAGGAATTACTAAAACTGCGCGTGCTTCT TCGTTGAAGTTGCTATCGATTATGGCTGCCATCCGGCTGGAAGACGATGCTGATAACATCGAGAACATCTTGTCCCTTGCTCTTATGGACCCGAAAGCTGCAGCTTCTGCAAATAAGAGTATCACAGCGGACCCTCTGGCCTCGAGCAGTTGGGATAAG ATTCCAACAACCCGAACCTTGCTAACACCGGTCCAGTGCAAATCTCTATGGAGGCAGTTTAAATCCGAGACCGAGTATACAGTCGGTCAGGCAATCACTGCTCAG GAGGCCTGCAAGAGAAACAACAACTGGCTACCGCCTCCATGGGCAATCCTCGCGCTATTTATCTTGGGTTTTAACGAATTTATGACGCTTTTGAG AAATCCTTTGTACTTG GGAGTGATTTTCATGGGATTTCTGCTCGTGAAAGCCCTCTGGGTGCAATTAGACGCCTCCAACGCCTTCCGTCTTGGCTTT CTACCTGGGATTCTCTCAATATCCACCAAATTTCTCCCTACTGTAATGAACCTTATGAAGAAGCTAGCCGAGGAGGGCACAGCGGCTGCCACTCCAAATCAAGAGCGAAACGCGTCTAGTCAGTCGAAGAGCTCCCCGGCTTCCTCTGGGGTAACTTCATCTGACTCTGCACATAACAAAACACAGTAA
- the LOC125206954 gene encoding receptor-like serine/threonine-protein kinase ALE2: protein MGSFVLAVHISLAPHQGPTASPVRWSRKGPLPLPAFPHNHLKGPSHSPNVSPTSSPAVSNVKSLPPLPSMALPPPPPNKGCVSVTCTEPLTFTPPGATCACVWPIQVRLQFSISLYAFFPMVSELGEQIAEAVALNQSQVRIMGADAADPELQKTTVLINLVPLSEAFTSATAFSIYKKFWSKELSINTSTFGAYDVLYVHYPGLPPSPPAWPSTSATVDVQPYPRGGDGTGPIKPLGVDVPKGRKNKSGKNMIIVIVLSSVTAFVVCMGFMLLILSKWRNGIFQRGQSHQQGLISQDGKQQSGGGGRMLTLRSRPSSASVSLSSSLIAYTGASKVFSIEDLERATDNFDGSRIVGEGGFGLVYGGTLDDGRKVAVKVLKRDDKQGSREFLAEVEMLGRLHHRNLVKLIGICPDEHSRCLVYELVPNGSLESHLHGVDKEIAPLDWAARMKIALGAARGLAYLHEDSSPRVIHRDFKSSNILLEHDYTAKVSDFGLARSAMDEANKHVSTHVMGTFGYLAPEYAMTGHLLVKSDVYSYGVVLLELLTGRKPVDLSQPSGQENLVAWARPLLATSEGLETIIDPSLKPAVRLDSVARVAAIASMCVQPEVSHRPFMGEVVQALKLVCNELDETKEVMSRSASRDDLSIEADDQCELNVGAKVELSGVDLSSASAAVRGRESESFRRVFNSAPLKMERKRRFWERLRRVSRGSMSEHEYSLQP, encoded by the exons ATGGGCTCTTTTGTTTTAGCTGTACACATTTCTCTTGCACCTCACCAAG GCCCGACTGCATCTCCGGTAAGGTGGAGTCGGAAAGGGCCTCTTCCTTTGCCTGCATTTCCACACAATCATTTAAAAG GGCCTTCCCATTCGCCTAATGTTTCTCCAACGAGCTCCCCTGCAGTGAGCAACGTGAAATCTCTACCACCATTACCAAGCATGGCACTCCCACCTCCTCCTCCCAATAAAG GATGTGTATCTGTCACGTGCACTGAACCGCTGACATTCACTCCACCCGGAGCAACGTGTGCCTGTGTTTGGCCTATTCAAGTCAGGCTCCAATTCAGCATCTCTCTGTATGCATTTTTCCCAATGGTGTCCGAGCTTGGTGAGCAAATTGCTGAGGCTGTCGCGTTGAATCAATCTCAAGTTCGTATAATGGGAGCAGACGCAGCGGATCCAGAGCTACAGAAAACCACTGTACTCATCAATTTAGTACCTCTATCCGAGGCATTCACATCTGCTACCGCCTTCTCGATTTACAAAAAGTTCTGGAGCAAAGAGCTCTCCATCAACACTTCCACTTTTGGTGCTTATGATGTGCTCTATGTTCACTATCCAG GCCTACCTCCATCTCCACCAGCATGGCCGTCTACCTCTGCTACAGTCGACGTGCAGCCTTATCCTCGCGGAGGGGATGGCACCGGCCCGATAAAGCCTCTGGGAGTAGACGTGCCGAAGGGGAGGAAAAACAAGTCAGGCAAAAACATGATCATTGTAATTGTTCTATCATCTGTCACAGCTTTTGTAGTGTGTATGGGATTTATGTTACTGATTCTATCAAAATGGCGCAACGGCATTTTCCAACGCGGACAAAGTCATCAGCAAGGGCTAATTTCACAGGATGGAAAGCAGCAGTCAG GTGGTGGCGGGCGAATGCTGACGTTGAGGAGCAGGCCGAGCTCAGCCTCAGTGTCGTTGAGCTCGAGCCTCATTGCATACACAGGGGCCTCTAAAGTCTTTAGCATTGAGGATTTGGAGAGGGCCACAGATAACTTTGATGGTTCAAGGATTGTAGGGGAAGGAGGCTTTGGGCTCGTATACGGTGGCACTCTTGACGATGGGAGGAAAGTGGCTGTGAAAGTTCTCAAGAGAGACGACAAGCAAGGCAGCCGCGAGTTTCTTGCAGAAGTCGAGATGCTAGGCAGGCTCCACCACAGGAACTTGGTGAAGCTGATAGGCATATGCCCTGATGAGCACTCTAGATGCCTAGTCTACGAGCTCGTCCCCAACGGGAGCCTCGAGTCTCATTTACATG GGGTAGATAAGGAGATTGCTCCTCTTGATTGGGCAGCTAGGATGAAAATCGCCCTCGGTGCAGCCAGGGGTCTGGCCTATTTGCACGAGGACTCGAGCCCACGTGTCATACACCGCGACTTCAAGTCAAGTAACATCTTGCTTGAGCATGACTACACAGCCAAAGTCTCTGATTTTGGCTTGGCTAGATCAGCCATGGATGAAGCAAACAAGCATGTTTCAACTCATGTGATGGGAACTTTTGG ATACTTAGCTCCGGAATACGCGATGACGGGCCATCTCCTAGTCAAGAGCGACGTCTACAGCTATGGCGTGGTTCTCCTCGAGCTCCTAACCGGGAGAAAGCCTGTCGATTTGTCACAGCCCTCAGGCCAGGAGAATCTAGTGGCTTGGGCCCGGCCTCTCCTTGCAACGAGCGAAGGCCTTGAAACGATCATCGATCCATCTCTAAAACCAGCTGTGAGGTTGGACAGTGTGGCCAGAGTTGCAGCCATAGCATCAATGTGTGTCCAGCCTGAGGTCTCCCATCGCCCCTTCATGGGGGAAGTTGTCCAGGCTCTGAAGCTCGTGTGCAACGAGCTCGATGAAACGAAGGAGGTCATGTCCAGAAGTGCCAGCCGAGATGACCTCTCCATTGAGGCGGATGACCAATGTGAGTTGAACGTTGGGGCGAAGGTGGAGCTGTCGGGTGTGGATTTGTCGAGCGCATCGGCTGCTGTTCGAGGCCGGGAATCGGAGTCGTTTAGGAGGGTGTTTAACTCTGCTCCTTTGAAGATGGAAAGGAAGAGGAGATTTTGGGAGAGGCTGAGGAGAGTGTCAAGAGGGAGCATGAGTGAGCATGAGTATTCATTGCAACCATAG